Within Rhodopirellula islandica, the genomic segment AAATCACTCGCCAACGGAAACCAAATCTCAACCGCAGTTCGCACCCGAGGGATCACCTCGATGTGCAACACGCCCGAGCAACGTTGACGAGACAAGAAAAAGTAATAGAGCATCCGCGCAACTCTTGCCGACGCGGGCCGGGATTATCAGTCGGAAACACCTGCGAGGGCAAGGCCAGCGGAGGATCAGCGACATTGTGTCGCACAAAAAAACCAAGCTTGGCCGACAATACCGGCTCTTGACTCGCGAGAGAGCCCCTCTACGCGTCTGCGCAGCGGAAATCGCACCAAGGAATCGGGCAGAAAAAACGGGAGCGACGAAAAAAACAGACGAACTTGCCAGGCTCAGCCCTTGAGCTGCTCGTTCATCTGCAGGGTCGCGGCTCGCACAGCATCCTGCCAATTGCTCTCATCCGCAGCGACTGAAAACTCTTCTCGTTTGTGCGCAAAGATGATGTGACGCGAACTGTTCACCACCGCCCCCGTCCCATTGGCATCCAGTGCCGCCCGGACGTCGTCGGCCGATCCGCCCTGGGCCCCAAAACCGGGCACCAACAGAATACTGTGCGGCATCGCCTTCCTCAGCTCGACCAACTGCTCGGGGTATGTCGCCCCCACCACCGCGCCCACGGGCCCGTATCCGTCCGCGTCCAGTCGCGGCCGATTCAGCTCCGTGACCAACTCCGCCACCGATTGATAGATGGTTTTGCCGTCCACGCTGAGATCCTGCAGGTACCCGCCACCTGGATTGGATGTCTTCACCAGCACAAAGATCCCAGCCGCTCGGAGATCGCAAACCTCGACAAACGGCTCCAGGCTGTCTCGCCCCAAGTAGGGGCTGACGGTCAAGGAATCACTGCCCCAAGGCGAACGATTCGGCTCAGAACTGCCCAGATAAGCGTCCGCGTACGCCGTCGCGGTGC encodes:
- the pyrF gene encoding orotidine-5'-phosphate decarboxylase, coding for MTFATRLNAAILRTGSVTCVGLDPRLAQLPKPLRDLVTGDRKDLAAAAYTQFCCEIIDVVADLVPCVKPQAAFFEQLGPAGMVSLGEVISHANRAGLIVITDGKRNDIGSTATAYADAYLGSSEPNRSPWGSDSLTVSPYLGRDSLEPFVEVCDLRAAGIFVLVKTSNPGGGYLQDLSVDGKTIYQSVAELVTELNRPRLDADGYGPVGAVVGATYPEQLVELRKAMPHSILLVPGFGAQGGSADDVRAALDANGTGAVVNSSRHIIFAHKREEFSVAADESNWQDAVRAATLQMNEQLKG